From a region of the Roseivirga sp. 4D4 genome:
- a CDS encoding DUF3857 domain-containing protein, with the protein MFKRSVLTIFLLSTALAICSSAVFNHAFQEKNVNAIIHKDHGLFKIESLTEATFNQSFRATILNAKAKHFAELNEYYDGLSSVKFISAKVYDSKGDLIYKLKKSDIGDQSNISGISVFEDGRIKWLDLTQQSYPYTIEYEVQKSYQHTFHMPNWYVIPAKNVLVQSSRFEIDSPTEMEPRVFQKNIADSSFKKSIVGSRSHLKWEFQNVKPISKSLRGEEALKYLPIINTSPSKFEYDGYQGDFSTWDDFASWIETLNNGRNDLDTTVRKEIEKLVADVSNDRDRIRMIYDYLQSNTRYVSIQLGIGGYQPFLASTVHNEGYGDCKALSFYTKSLLEAVGIDSKYVLISAGDDPRPIIPEFPQSNFNHAVLCVPNKGDTVWLECTSQTNPFGYMGSFTGNRNALLIDDGKGKIVRTPTYDQSTNSEQHNIEISIEANGDAKADVNTTLRGLSYEQDGLAFVLNMNNDIQKKWVLENSGFSNFDLNAYDLKLVKSDLPEAHIKTSYDLNKYARVSGKRLFFELNPFAELRQPVSRPDSLLKDEFFEIKDGVTKIDSVTFRIPENFRFEYLPEPGKVSTEFGSFESNIESESGIVHFTRKVVIKKGKYPSVGYEAYEGFIKAINRLEAPKVVVNKTT; encoded by the coding sequence ATGTTTAAAAGATCGGTATTAACCATTTTTCTTCTGTCAACAGCCTTAGCGATTTGCTCAAGTGCTGTCTTTAATCATGCTTTCCAAGAGAAGAATGTGAATGCTATTATTCACAAGGATCACGGTCTTTTTAAAATAGAATCTCTAACGGAAGCTACTTTTAATCAATCATTTAGGGCCACAATTCTCAATGCGAAGGCCAAGCACTTTGCTGAATTGAATGAGTATTATGATGGTCTCTCTAGTGTGAAGTTTATTTCAGCAAAAGTTTATGATAGCAAGGGTGACCTGATTTATAAACTCAAGAAGTCAGATATAGGAGATCAGAGCAATATAAGTGGCATCAGTGTTTTCGAGGATGGACGGATTAAATGGCTTGACTTAACTCAGCAAAGCTATCCTTACACCATAGAGTATGAGGTACAGAAGAGTTACCAGCACACCTTCCATATGCCGAATTGGTACGTCATTCCTGCTAAGAATGTTCTGGTTCAGTCATCTAGATTTGAGATAGACTCCCCAACAGAAATGGAGCCCAGAGTATTCCAAAAGAATATTGCGGATTCTAGCTTTAAGAAAAGCATTGTGGGAAGTAGGTCTCATTTGAAATGGGAGTTTCAAAATGTCAAGCCAATAAGCAAAAGCTTAAGGGGAGAAGAAGCTTTGAAGTATTTGCCAATTATTAACACTTCTCCCTCTAAGTTTGAATATGATGGGTACCAGGGAGATTTTTCTACTTGGGATGATTTTGCTAGCTGGATCGAGACCTTAAATAATGGTAGAAACGATCTGGATACAACTGTTCGTAAAGAAATTGAAAAGCTTGTAGCTGATGTATCAAACGATAGAGATCGTATTCGAATGATATATGATTACCTCCAGTCCAACACGAGGTATGTGAGTATACAGTTGGGCATTGGTGGCTATCAGCCTTTTTTGGCTTCAACGGTACACAATGAAGGATATGGTGACTGCAAAGCATTGTCTTTTTACACGAAATCATTGTTGGAAGCTGTAGGAATAGACTCAAAGTATGTACTCATTTCAGCTGGAGACGATCCAAGGCCGATCATCCCAGAGTTTCCACAATCAAACTTCAATCATGCAGTTTTATGTGTCCCCAATAAGGGTGATACTGTGTGGTTGGAGTGCACAAGTCAGACAAATCCTTTTGGCTATATGGGTTCTTTTACTGGTAATCGGAATGCTTTATTGATCGATGATGGAAAAGGGAAAATTGTAAGAACACCAACCTATGACCAAAGCACTAATAGTGAACAGCACAACATTGAGATTAGCATAGAAGCAAATGGGGATGCCAAGGCAGATGTAAATACCACCCTTAGAGGATTGTCTTATGAGCAAGATGGTTTGGCATTTGTATTGAATATGAACAATGATATTCAAAAGAAATGGGTTTTGGAAAACTCCGGATTTTCAAATTTTGATTTAAACGCTTACGATCTAAAACTTGTCAAGAGTGATTTACCAGAAGCACATATAAAGACGAGCTATGACTTGAACAAGTATGCCAGAGTTTCAGGAAAACGCTTATTCTTTGAACTGAACCCTTTTGCTGAGTTGCGCCAACCCGTTTCGAGGCCAGACTCATTATTGAAGGATGAGTTTTTTGAGATAAAAGATGGTGTTACCAAAATTGATTCAGTGACATTCAGGATTCCTGAGAACTTTAGGTTCGAATACTTACCTGAGCCCGGTAAAGTGTCTACCGAGTTTGGCTCCTTTGAAAGTAATATAGAAAGTGAGAGCGGTATTGTTCATTTCACAAGAAAAGTAGTTATCAAGAAAGGGAAGTATCCAAGTGTAGGTTATGAAGCTTATGAAGGATTTATAAAAGCGATTAATCGACTGGAGGCTCCTAAAGTGGTTGTCAATAAAACTACTTAG
- a CDS encoding LytR/AlgR family response regulator transcription factor, with translation MTQSDISIKCMVVDDEQYARELLIHLIKKQPQLQLVASCKNAFEAKAALESERIDVIFLDIQMPHKTGLEFLEEYEIESKIVFTTAYQDFALKGYEFDVLDYLLKPILEARFMKCLEKIKNTFMLEEKAFQFESLQNDQTQYIIIKSGYDKHRLKLGEIELIESVGEYIRYYTKDRKFLVLNSLTKMEKELPDSFIRTHRSFIVPKQKIKSKTGHTLIMNNGMKVPVGKTYRTKISNTDLFI, from the coding sequence ATGACGCAGTCTGATATATCCATAAAATGCATGGTGGTAGATGACGAGCAGTACGCACGGGAGCTACTCATCCACCTGATTAAAAAACAGCCACAGCTTCAACTGGTCGCCTCTTGTAAGAATGCCTTTGAAGCCAAAGCAGCATTAGAGAGTGAACGCATTGATGTTATATTCCTAGATATACAAATGCCACACAAGACGGGACTGGAGTTTCTTGAAGAATATGAGATTGAGTCTAAAATAGTATTTACTACTGCCTATCAAGACTTTGCTCTGAAAGGCTATGAGTTTGATGTTTTAGACTATTTGCTAAAGCCGATTCTTGAAGCGCGCTTTATGAAATGTCTTGAAAAGATTAAGAACACATTCATGCTTGAAGAAAAGGCTTTTCAGTTTGAGTCTTTGCAGAATGATCAGACACAATACATTATAATCAAATCTGGTTATGATAAACATCGGCTCAAACTCGGTGAAATTGAATTAATAGAATCAGTAGGAGAATACATTCGCTATTATACAAAGGATCGAAAATTCCTGGTACTCAATTCACTGACTAAAATGGAAAAGGAGCTACCAGATAGCTTCATTCGCACCCACCGTTCCTTTATAGTGCCAAAGCAAAAGATCAAGAGCAAGACAGGTCATACACTCATCATGAATAATGGCATGAAGGTACCGGTCGGTAAGACCTATCGAACAAAAATTTCGAATACCGATCTTTTTATTTAG
- a CDS encoding DUF3857 domain-containing protein — translation MTRFFTCCLVIFCFYTASAQELKLKYGDLDKSNFDIIEFDGDSSVSAIILADLGFSEIQYDENRGWYLFFEKHTRIKVLSTEGYKYADIEIPLYHSGSVREDLSSFKAITYNMVDGKVKQTKTKKKQNFKEKINDYWDRIKYTLPDVKEGSIIEYVYSVKSDYFFNLHDWTFQHNVPTLWSEYRVGVPEYFNYQKIMQGYHPMVINDEGKFTETITSTSRQVGDERGLGATRGSYRTDRYNYDKTVYHWAAEKIPAFKTEPYMNSRNNYISKVEFELASTKFPNNGVKKFMGTWADINKSFLNNDDFGGRLRGSNFLKEDVEKLIAGKTTAAEKAGAIYDFVKNKVEWNGYNRRYADKSFKQIIESGQGSSADINLLLANMLIKAGIDVSPILVSTRSNGFIKEQFPLSSQFNYVIVQANLDEKQVFLDATDRSLPMHLIPLRAINQQGFKVGDKEFGWVDVSATGMFDTMVSANMALTEEGVLTGNVLTRYGGYSGRSKRSAMSKDDIQTKEEERMGWKIDSLKIDNLKDLTKPISVSYDLKTQQGVEVLGNLIYINPFIIEQTDENPFKLEKREFPVDFVAPQRFNYVYTLSIPEGFTFDEVPERASIALPNKAGILRYLVGVQGNQLTISMKMSIQQSLFTGIDYPALRQFFAMMVEKEGQQIVLKRVTE, via the coding sequence ATGACTCGATTTTTTACTTGTTGCCTGGTGATCTTTTGTTTTTATACTGCCAGTGCCCAAGAGCTTAAACTGAAGTATGGTGATCTTGATAAATCCAATTTTGATATTATCGAGTTTGATGGAGACTCGTCTGTCAGTGCAATTATATTAGCTGATTTGGGGTTTTCTGAAATTCAATACGATGAAAACAGAGGTTGGTATTTGTTCTTTGAAAAGCATACTAGAATAAAGGTATTGAGTACTGAAGGGTATAAATATGCTGATATTGAAATACCACTTTATCATAGTGGATCAGTAAGAGAAGATCTTAGCAGCTTTAAAGCGATCACCTATAACATGGTAGATGGCAAAGTCAAGCAAACTAAAACTAAGAAGAAGCAGAACTTCAAAGAGAAGATTAACGATTATTGGGATCGCATAAAATATACGCTACCTGATGTTAAAGAGGGGTCAATTATTGAATATGTCTATTCAGTGAAATCTGACTATTTCTTCAATTTACACGACTGGACCTTTCAGCATAATGTGCCGACTTTATGGTCTGAATATCGAGTAGGTGTGCCAGAGTACTTTAACTATCAGAAAATCATGCAAGGCTACCACCCGATGGTCATTAATGATGAAGGTAAATTCACAGAAACTATAACTTCTACTTCACGGCAGGTGGGAGATGAGAGAGGTTTAGGAGCTACAAGGGGGAGTTACAGGACGGACCGTTATAATTATGATAAAACGGTTTATCACTGGGCGGCAGAGAAAATACCAGCTTTCAAAACTGAGCCGTACATGAACAGTCGGAATAACTATATTTCAAAGGTAGAGTTTGAATTGGCCAGCACTAAATTCCCAAACAACGGTGTAAAGAAATTCATGGGTACTTGGGCGGATATTAATAAAAGCTTTCTTAATAACGATGATTTTGGAGGCAGACTCAGAGGTAGTAATTTCCTCAAAGAAGATGTAGAGAAATTAATTGCTGGTAAGACTACGGCAGCGGAGAAAGCCGGTGCCATCTACGACTTTGTAAAGAATAAGGTGGAGTGGAACGGTTATAACAGAAGGTATGCTGATAAAAGCTTTAAGCAAATAATAGAAAGCGGCCAGGGCTCCAGTGCAGATATCAATTTGTTATTGGCCAATATGCTCATCAAAGCGGGAATAGACGTCAGTCCCATCCTTGTGAGCACTAGAAGTAATGGATTTATCAAAGAGCAATTCCCGCTTTCTAGCCAGTTCAATTATGTAATTGTCCAAGCTAACCTAGATGAAAAACAAGTGTTCTTGGATGCTACCGACAGGTCACTTCCAATGCACCTTATTCCATTACGTGCGATTAATCAACAGGGCTTTAAGGTTGGTGATAAGGAATTTGGCTGGGTTGACGTGAGTGCAACGGGGATGTTTGATACTATGGTAAGTGCAAATATGGCGTTGACAGAGGAAGGTGTTTTAACCGGAAACGTTTTAACTCGGTACGGTGGATATTCTGGTCGATCTAAGAGGAGTGCTATGTCTAAAGATGATATACAGACTAAAGAGGAAGAAAGAATGGGTTGGAAAATTGATTCACTTAAGATTGATAACCTAAAGGACCTTACTAAACCAATTTCAGTTTCATATGATTTAAAAACTCAGCAAGGGGTAGAAGTTTTGGGTAATCTGATTTATATCAACCCATTTATAATTGAACAGACTGATGAAAACCCTTTCAAACTTGAAAAGAGAGAGTTTCCTGTAGATTTTGTGGCACCTCAACGCTTCAATTATGTCTATACCTTAAGTATTCCTGAAGGCTTCACCTTTGATGAGGTACCAGAAAGAGCCTCGATAGCTTTGCCAAACAAAGCAGGTATATTGAGATACTTGGTTGGTGTACAAGGAAATCAATTGACGATTTCTATGAAAATGAGTATTCAGCAGTCCCTATTTACCGGAATAGATTATCCTGCCTTGAGACAATTCTTTGCAATGATGGTAGAAAAGGAAGGTCAACAAATTGTTTTGAAACGGGTAACAGAGTAA
- a CDS encoding DUF4270 family protein, with amino-acid sequence MRKSIVLTTTIFMFLALLSCEEKGEIAIDDQSVFDFFFVDTVRLDISTIHVDSIITQGTPSLLLGAYENELLGSITTRSFFQFSLGTGLEVDSEDTFDSLGLIIYPYTSTYGTGADQRIEIYRIEDDYEPEEDFFYQFDHLDFNPTPVGSFILEAEEDEDDSVFVRLSQSLGEEIFQMALDGDDVLDSDFDFREYLGGFVMVTVDENAEFINTIPFDETNVKLNMYYRIPIDDDIDEQIYTFPIGAVNNQFTEVQIEETNSVLNQIINQGELESSETGGISFIQGSTSLVTKISIPNIENIEAAFETFTINNATLEVRLIDGSFDKDTPLPSQLSLYYLSKFENIDQVLVTPPEGRLVNGELFLDDELGLDTFYEFNVGAFLEDMIQTKTLDDESLYLALPLGLASSNIQTLAIDASRFETKLKIYISKYND; translated from the coding sequence ATGAGGAAATCAATTGTCTTAACGACCACGATATTTATGTTCCTGGCACTTCTTAGCTGCGAGGAAAAAGGAGAGATTGCCATTGACGATCAGTCAGTGTTTGACTTTTTCTTTGTTGACACAGTAAGGCTTGATATTTCGACCATTCATGTAGATTCCATCATCACCCAAGGAACTCCATCCTTGCTGTTGGGAGCCTATGAAAACGAATTACTTGGTTCAATTACCACAAGAAGTTTCTTTCAATTTTCATTAGGCACCGGCCTTGAGGTTGATTCTGAGGATACATTTGATTCACTGGGACTTATCATCTATCCCTATACCAGCACCTATGGAACAGGAGCTGATCAGCGTATAGAAATCTACAGAATTGAAGATGATTATGAACCCGAAGAGGACTTCTTCTATCAGTTCGACCATCTTGACTTCAATCCAACACCTGTTGGAAGTTTTATTCTGGAGGCAGAGGAAGATGAGGACGATTCAGTCTTTGTTCGGCTCTCACAATCATTGGGTGAAGAAATCTTTCAAATGGCTCTGGACGGTGATGATGTTCTCGATAGCGACTTTGACTTCAGAGAATATCTTGGTGGGTTTGTAATGGTCACGGTAGACGAAAACGCTGAATTCATCAACACGATCCCCTTTGATGAGACCAATGTTAAGCTCAATATGTACTATCGTATACCGATCGATGATGATATAGATGAACAGATTTACACTTTCCCTATCGGTGCTGTCAATAACCAGTTCACGGAAGTTCAAATTGAGGAAACCAACTCAGTTTTAAACCAAATCATAAACCAAGGGGAACTGGAAAGTTCTGAAACTGGAGGCATTAGCTTTATTCAAGGTTCGACAAGCCTAGTCACCAAGATCAGCATACCTAACATTGAAAATATAGAAGCAGCTTTTGAGACTTTCACGATCAATAATGCCACGCTCGAAGTCAGGCTAATCGATGGATCTTTCGATAAAGATACCCCTCTGCCCTCTCAACTCTCGCTTTACTACCTATCTAAGTTCGAAAACATAGACCAGGTACTGGTGACACCACCAGAAGGTAGACTCGTAAATGGAGAGCTTTTTCTAGATGATGAACTGGGACTGGATACTTTTTATGAATTCAATGTCGGGGCCTTTCTGGAAGACATGATTCAAACAAAAACACTTGATGATGAGAGTCTATACTTGGCCTTGCCTTTGGGGCTTGCCAGCAGCAACATACAAACGCTAGCCATTGATGCCTCTCGATTCGAGACAAAACTTAAAATCTATATCTCAAAATACAATGATTAA
- the speB gene encoding agmatinase, with the protein MGLIRSTLDQLNANDIALVGIPFDENSSFMQGPAKAPESIIDSIESDSANFFAENLTDLNEHPRVKWCGNTELTGYESIRKPIEQVLARGATPFSLGGDHSMTFPIMQAIAERHPDLHIVQFDAHGDLYDELDGNKHSHACPFARIMENGLAKNLTQIGIRTMTQHQKEQVDRFGVDVIEMKDWTPDINLSFDGPVYVTFDMDVLDPAFAPGVSHHEPGGFSTREAISMIQKLNANIVGCDVVEYNPDRDINGVTGMVAAKIVKELLSVMLSK; encoded by the coding sequence ATGGGACTTATCAGGAGTACACTTGATCAACTCAATGCGAATGATATTGCATTGGTAGGTATTCCCTTTGATGAGAACTCATCTTTTATGCAAGGCCCAGCCAAGGCGCCTGAATCGATTATTGATTCTATTGAATCTGATTCGGCTAACTTCTTTGCTGAAAACCTGACTGATCTCAATGAGCATCCACGAGTAAAATGGTGTGGCAATACAGAACTGACTGGTTACGAAAGCATTAGAAAACCTATTGAACAAGTTCTAGCTCGAGGAGCAACTCCATTCTCACTGGGTGGTGATCATTCAATGACCTTCCCTATCATGCAGGCCATAGCCGAAAGACACCCTGATCTTCACATCGTTCAGTTTGATGCTCATGGCGACCTATATGATGAGCTTGATGGGAATAAGCATTCACATGCCTGCCCATTTGCAAGGATTATGGAGAACGGTTTGGCTAAGAACCTAACGCAAATAGGCATTCGTACCATGACGCAACATCAAAAAGAGCAAGTCGATCGCTTTGGAGTTGATGTAATTGAGATGAAAGACTGGACTCCGGACATCAACCTTAGCTTTGATGGGCCTGTCTATGTGACCTTTGATATGGATGTACTTGACCCGGCCTTTGCCCCTGGTGTCTCTCATCACGAACCCGGTGGATTCAGTACACGGGAGGCGATCAGCATGATTCAGAAGCTCAATGCAAATATTGTAGGCTGTGATGTAGTGGAATACAACCCCGATAGAGACATTAATGGCGTTACGGGCATGGTTGCGGCAAAGATTGTCAAGGAATTGCTTTCAGTAATGCTATCTAAGTAG
- a CDS encoding outer membrane beta-barrel protein, whose protein sequence is MNHFTYTLRVLVVWLLFVLPVTSSGQTGTISTSFGSFRNTADNAYYIVFFNKENSAISETAKAELRNNNRGIEVIIEGEDFKLDEIETIVNDGIRFGNIDENKVIVIDASSASEASLAILEQNKFEPSMTLVFGEFNTEVYNKRPGRAQFYPVSALSNLNQFKDALDPSGIRRKWGFELGGKMIRNSVESDSIVRRSNKGLFHIDFQMGTWFLLSDQDIGNERFNIANNGRHYKLNLGYGLSDRLILQAGLGFSFKLPNEDKQRQALGTPVPGSSFSNQTRNQVILSPSIGMKYYFKKGKYKYYGILGYEHVSMELINFKVFTNTNGDIRDRRSTMSKETHGLRYGIGVEAPILPRVYMTLQFEGFKSQEFDSPVNGVTNYDNLNFNFGIGYKFGSPSIKTRRKHSKSEGKKR, encoded by the coding sequence GTGAATCATTTCACATACACCCTGAGAGTCCTCGTGGTTTGGTTGTTGTTTGTTTTGCCCGTAACCTCTAGCGGGCAAACAGGCACAATATCTACTTCTTTCGGATCGTTCAGGAATACCGCTGACAACGCTTATTATATCGTTTTTTTTAATAAAGAGAACAGCGCAATAAGTGAAACCGCAAAAGCAGAGCTTCGAAATAACAATCGAGGCATTGAGGTCATCATTGAAGGTGAAGATTTCAAACTGGACGAAATTGAAACCATAGTCAATGATGGTATACGCTTTGGCAATATAGATGAGAACAAAGTCATTGTCATCGATGCTTCGTCTGCTTCTGAGGCGAGCCTTGCCATCTTAGAGCAAAATAAGTTTGAGCCATCGATGACTTTAGTCTTTGGCGAATTCAATACTGAGGTGTATAACAAAAGACCGGGTAGAGCACAGTTCTATCCTGTCAGCGCACTCTCCAACCTAAACCAGTTTAAAGATGCATTGGACCCTAGTGGCATTCGAAGAAAATGGGGTTTTGAATTGGGAGGTAAAATGATCAGAAACTCTGTTGAAAGTGACTCTATTGTAAGACGGTCGAACAAAGGCTTGTTCCATATAGATTTCCAGATGGGCACATGGTTTCTACTAAGTGATCAGGACATTGGGAATGAAAGGTTCAATATTGCTAATAATGGCAGACACTACAAGCTCAATTTGGGTTATGGTCTTTCAGATCGCTTGATACTCCAGGCAGGGCTTGGTTTTTCCTTTAAACTACCCAATGAAGACAAGCAGAGACAAGCCTTAGGAACACCCGTGCCGGGCTCCAGCTTCTCTAACCAAACAAGAAATCAGGTCATACTTTCTCCATCCATAGGAATGAAATACTATTTCAAGAAAGGCAAGTACAAATATTATGGTATTCTGGGCTATGAGCATGTGAGCATGGAGCTTATCAACTTTAAAGTGTTCACCAATACCAATGGCGATATCAGAGACCGAAGATCAACAATGAGTAAAGAAACGCATGGGTTACGGTATGGTATAGGCGTGGAAGCTCCCATCCTTCCCAGGGTGTATATGACCTTACAGTTTGAAGGATTTAAAAGTCAGGAGTTTGATAGCCCCGTCAATGGTGTCACCAATTACGACAACCTAAACTTTAACTTCGGAATCGGCTACAAATTTGGAAGTCCGAGCATAAAAACCAGACGAAAACATTCAAAATCAGAAGGTAAGAAGCGTTAA
- a CDS encoding glutamine--tRNA ligase/YqeY domain fusion protein, with amino-acid sequence MSENENRESLNFIEQMIEEDLKSGKNSIVQTRFPPEPNGYLHIGHAKSIVLNFGLAEKYNGKCNLRFDDTNPAKESTEYVDAIIEDIEWLGYDYGDKPLFTSDYFDQLYDFALKLIKKGKAYVDDQSAEEISAGKTNPTIPGIKSPFRDRSIEENLALFEDMRNGACEEGSRVLRAKIDMDSPNMHMRDPIIYRIKKVHHHRTGDKWCIYPNYDFAHGQSDSIENVTYSLCTLEFRDHKALYDWLINELEIFPSEQTEFARLNLGYTIVSKRKLLQLVEEGHVTGWDDPRMPTISGLRRRGYTPESIKNFAHKVGVARRDGITDIALLEHSIREDLNKKANRVFGILDPLKVTITNWPEDKTELMPAVNNPGDESAGTREMPLTREIYIEQGDFLENPPSPKKWYRLGPDREVRLKYGYIVKCTGFEKDAEGNITELYCEYDPETRSGHDTSGKKVKGTLGWVSVDHAVKAEVRMYDRLFTTENLSAIDDEFTNHLNPNSLEVNHNVLLEPSLAKAKPGDFFQFERQGYFIVDKDSTDDNLVFNRTITLRDNWKK; translated from the coding sequence ATGTCGGAAAACGAAAACAGAGAATCGCTCAACTTTATCGAGCAAATGATAGAAGAAGACCTAAAATCAGGTAAGAATTCTATTGTCCAGACGCGTTTTCCCCCTGAGCCTAATGGTTACCTGCATATTGGACATGCCAAGTCCATTGTACTCAACTTTGGCCTGGCCGAAAAGTACAATGGTAAGTGTAATCTCCGCTTTGACGATACTAACCCTGCAAAAGAAAGTACTGAGTATGTAGATGCAATCATCGAGGATATTGAATGGCTTGGGTACGACTATGGTGACAAACCACTCTTTACTTCTGACTACTTTGATCAACTTTATGACTTTGCACTGAAACTCATCAAGAAGGGTAAAGCCTATGTGGATGACCAGAGTGCTGAAGAAATTAGTGCCGGTAAAACCAACCCTACAATCCCGGGGATAAAAAGCCCTTTCAGAGATAGAAGCATAGAAGAAAACTTAGCCCTCTTCGAAGACATGCGAAATGGCGCTTGTGAAGAAGGCAGCCGAGTGCTTCGTGCTAAAATAGATATGGACTCTCCCAACATGCATATGAGAGATCCGATTATCTATAGAATAAAAAAAGTGCATCACCACCGTACTGGAGATAAATGGTGCATTTATCCTAATTATGACTTTGCGCACGGGCAGTCGGATTCTATCGAGAATGTAACCTACAGCTTGTGTACACTCGAGTTTAGAGATCATAAAGCACTGTATGATTGGTTGATTAACGAGTTGGAAATTTTTCCTTCTGAGCAAACTGAATTTGCCAGGCTAAACCTTGGCTACACCATAGTGAGCAAGCGTAAGCTATTACAATTGGTAGAAGAAGGCCATGTAACAGGTTGGGATGATCCACGCATGCCGACTATCTCCGGTTTAAGGCGAAGAGGTTACACTCCGGAATCTATCAAGAATTTCGCTCACAAAGTGGGTGTGGCTAGACGTGACGGCATCACAGATATTGCATTACTGGAGCATAGCATCCGTGAGGACCTGAACAAGAAAGCGAATCGTGTCTTCGGTATTCTTGATCCATTGAAAGTAACCATTACCAACTGGCCAGAAGATAAGACTGAATTGATGCCCGCAGTGAATAATCCAGGTGACGAATCAGCTGGCACGCGCGAAATGCCTTTAACCAGAGAAATCTACATAGAACAGGGCGACTTTTTAGAAAACCCACCTTCTCCGAAGAAATGGTACCGCTTAGGTCCAGATCGCGAAGTGAGGTTGAAATATGGATACATTGTAAAATGTACTGGTTTCGAAAAGGATGCTGAAGGTAATATCACTGAGTTATATTGCGAGTATGATCCGGAAACCCGCAGTGGTCATGATACCAGCGGAAAGAAAGTGAAGGGTACACTTGGATGGGTTTCGGTCGATCATGCTGTGAAGGCTGAAGTAAGAATGTACGATCGCCTTTTCACTACCGAAAACTTGAGTGCCATTGATGACGAGTTTACTAATCACTTGAATCCAAATTCACTGGAAGTAAATCATAATGTGTTGTTAGAACCATCTTTGGCCAAAGCCAAACCGGGTGATTTCTTTCAATTTGAAAGACAAGGCTACTTCATTGTCGACAAAGATTCAACGGATGATAACTTGGTATTCAATAGAACGATTACTCTTCGGGATAACTGGAAAAAGTAA
- a CDS encoding Kelch repeat-containing protein, with amino-acid sequence MKNILVKYALWCTIIGITVGCSNSDSTTPDEGNWVEESDFEGATRSGAVVFVIDDFAYVGTGYDGDDRLRDFWRYEPGRNTWFRIADFPGVARNSAVAFAANGKGYVGTGYDGDEELKDFWEYDPGLDQWRQVADLPGPVRLGAIGFSLNNEGYVGTGNDGDNNLKDFYKYSPTTDTWVQISSMGGSKRQGAFHFVIDGKAYVGGGIHNGIHQEDFWEYDPATDLWTDKNDLDDDDSGDPGVLRQYASAFTIGSFGYLSVGSRSAALIDTWRYNPDTDVWEELTEFEGASREQAVSFTIGEFGYITTGRNVNTRYDDIWAFHPLEEFDEED; translated from the coding sequence ATGAAGAACATACTTGTGAAATACGCCTTATGGTGCACTATTATAGGAATAACGGTTGGCTGCAGTAACTCAGACTCAACCACTCCTGACGAGGGCAACTGGGTAGAAGAAAGTGACTTTGAAGGTGCCACAAGAAGTGGAGCGGTGGTATTTGTGATTGATGACTTTGCCTATGTGGGCACCGGATATGATGGAGACGATCGGCTTAGGGATTTTTGGCGTTACGAGCCCGGACGTAATACATGGTTTAGAATAGCAGATTTCCCAGGTGTAGCCCGAAACTCAGCTGTAGCTTTTGCGGCCAATGGAAAAGGATACGTTGGAACCGGTTATGATGGGGATGAGGAGCTAAAAGATTTTTGGGAGTATGACCCAGGACTCGATCAATGGCGACAAGTAGCCGACCTTCCTGGTCCAGTAAGGTTAGGAGCAATCGGTTTTTCCTTAAACAACGAAGGCTATGTGGGTACAGGAAATGATGGTGACAACAACCTAAAGGACTTCTATAAATATTCTCCCACTACGGATACATGGGTTCAGATTTCCAGTATGGGAGGATCAAAAAGACAAGGTGCCTTTCATTTCGTGATTGATGGAAAAGCCTATGTAGGTGGTGGTATTCACAATGGCATCCACCAGGAAGATTTTTGGGAGTATGACCCAGCAACTGACCTCTGGACGGACAAGAACGATCTTGACGATGATGACAGTGGAGATCCAGGTGTACTAAGACAGTACGCCTCAGCCTTTACCATAGGTAGTTTTGGCTATTTATCCGTTGGTTCCAGATCAGCTGCACTGATTGATACCTGGCGTTACAATCCTGATACGGATGTTTGGGAAGAGCTAACCGAGTTCGAAGGAGCTTCAAGGGAACAAGCGGTCAGCTTTACGATTGGTGAGTTTGGTTATATCACGACTGGAAGGAATGTAAACACAAGGTATGATGATATCTGGGCCTTTCACCCATTAGAGGAATTTGACGAGGAAGACTAG